From the Corallococcus silvisoli genome, one window contains:
- a CDS encoding N,N-dimethylformamidase beta subunit family domain-containing protein — protein MRHGHGWMGLGVVLALLATGATGCKDSGPAPGTPPPGDRHDEPPLSHDGGGVWAGSDGGVVVPEYDAGMPEDESDAGTLPDGGLALPARDADAVRRENQRKGTTSWRIDKNANSREIEGYALQSTVKPGESLRVAVSLSEARKFSWFVYRMGYYGGTGAREVARGGPVQGTRQPDCPVDPTTGIIACGWSPTLDIPIREDWVRGVYVVKLVRDDRPSRYVPFFVRDANPRSEVAVLIPTATWAAYNTWGGTSLYDDQQGVMKAHGVSRAFQSSYDRPFYRGQGAGHLMTDDLSLVTWLESQDLDVGYFTDEDLDETYDVLRGAKVFVMSGHDEYWSSRQRDFADRALSEGRSVLNLGANNAYWQVRFEPSADGRPRRIVTCYKGAPEDPYKDQRRTVKFRDLPAPRPENALLGVQFAARWHQWPFPSVITRPDHWALAGTGLKAGDTLWMANGYEMDQLVDNGRQPAGVDVLAESPALSLQGGFGFSHMVVRKQGDAYVFSAGGIDFVQKLAGVTEREADPRAARIVANVLYKALGQKVPADLVRFQPPAAPAAQGPFAQSVQTVAGTPGKRCHSDSKVAPDALGAPLAVAVLPDGGWAVADALGNAVKRVAVGGQVRTILTGLSGPMGLAADALGNLYVSDTENALIRRITPEGRADVFAGSTPGYQDGPAHDATFNQPAGLSFTADGTALLVADLNNGVIRRIDMVTPGNPVTTLPGDWLYRPSAVAQAADGTTYVVESGMARVVRVRDGVTRVMTGSTPGFSDGDARDAQLMPYLGLALLTDGSLAISDPGNYRVRRLVFDAAGEPRKLTTLAGSGRYGAEDGAGKEAQLVLPAGLAVGPEGTLYVADAGNSLIRAIKR, from the coding sequence ATGCGACACGGGCATGGGTGGATGGGGCTGGGGGTGGTGTTGGCGCTCCTGGCGACGGGCGCCACCGGATGCAAGGACTCCGGCCCGGCGCCTGGAACGCCTCCGCCCGGCGACCGCCACGATGAGCCACCCCTCAGCCATGACGGCGGGGGTGTGTGGGCCGGCTCTGACGGTGGCGTCGTCGTTCCCGAATACGACGCGGGCATGCCGGAAGACGAATCGGATGCTGGCACGCTGCCGGACGGGGGCTTGGCGCTGCCCGCGCGTGACGCGGACGCGGTGCGCCGGGAGAACCAGAGGAAGGGCACCACCAGCTGGCGCATCGACAAGAACGCCAACAGCCGGGAGATTGAAGGCTACGCCCTCCAGTCCACCGTGAAGCCGGGTGAGTCGCTGCGGGTGGCGGTTTCCTTGTCGGAGGCGCGGAAGTTCTCCTGGTTCGTCTACCGCATGGGCTACTACGGCGGCACGGGAGCCCGCGAGGTCGCGCGCGGCGGCCCGGTGCAAGGCACCCGGCAGCCGGACTGTCCGGTGGATCCGACGACGGGCATCATCGCCTGTGGCTGGTCGCCCACGCTCGACATCCCCATCCGGGAGGACTGGGTCCGCGGCGTGTACGTGGTGAAGCTCGTGCGTGACGACCGGCCCTCACGCTACGTGCCCTTCTTCGTTCGCGACGCCAACCCTCGCTCGGAAGTGGCGGTGCTCATCCCCACCGCCACCTGGGCGGCCTACAACACCTGGGGCGGCACCAGCCTCTACGATGATCAGCAGGGCGTGATGAAGGCGCATGGTGTCTCGCGCGCCTTCCAGTCCTCGTATGACCGGCCCTTCTACCGGGGGCAGGGGGCAGGGCACCTGATGACGGACGACCTCAGCCTCGTGACGTGGCTGGAGTCCCAGGACCTGGACGTGGGCTACTTCACCGACGAGGACCTGGACGAAACCTACGATGTCCTGCGGGGCGCGAAGGTGTTCGTGATGTCCGGCCACGATGAGTACTGGTCATCCCGGCAGCGCGACTTCGCGGACCGCGCGCTCTCCGAGGGCCGGTCCGTCCTCAACCTGGGCGCGAACAACGCCTACTGGCAGGTGCGCTTCGAGCCCTCGGCGGACGGACGGCCGCGCCGGATCGTCACCTGCTACAAGGGCGCGCCCGAGGACCCCTACAAGGACCAGCGCAGGACGGTGAAGTTCCGCGACCTGCCCGCGCCCCGTCCGGAGAACGCGCTGCTGGGCGTGCAGTTCGCGGCGCGCTGGCACCAGTGGCCCTTTCCCTCCGTCATCACCCGCCCGGACCACTGGGCCCTCGCGGGCACGGGCCTCAAGGCAGGGGACACGCTGTGGATGGCGAACGGCTACGAGATGGACCAACTGGTGGACAACGGCCGCCAGCCCGCTGGCGTGGACGTGCTCGCCGAGTCCCCGGCGCTCTCGCTCCAGGGTGGCTTTGGCTTCTCTCACATGGTCGTGCGCAAGCAGGGGGACGCGTACGTGTTCTCGGCGGGCGGCATCGACTTCGTGCAGAAGCTGGCCGGGGTGACGGAGCGCGAGGCGGATCCACGCGCGGCCCGTATCGTGGCCAACGTGCTCTACAAGGCGCTGGGCCAGAAGGTGCCGGCGGACCTGGTGCGGTTCCAGCCCCCCGCGGCCCCCGCGGCCCAGGGGCCCTTCGCGCAGTCCGTGCAGACGGTGGCGGGGACCCCTGGCAAGCGCTGCCACTCGGACAGCAAGGTGGCGCCGGATGCGCTGGGCGCACCGCTCGCGGTCGCCGTGTTGCCGGACGGCGGCTGGGCGGTGGCGGACGCGCTGGGCAACGCCGTCAAGCGCGTGGCTGTGGGCGGACAGGTCCGCACGATCCTCACCGGGCTCTCCGGCCCCATGGGCCTCGCCGCGGACGCGCTGGGCAACCTCTACGTGTCCGACACAGAGAACGCGCTCATCCGGCGCATCACCCCCGAGGGCCGGGCGGACGTGTTCGCGGGCAGCACCCCTGGCTATCAGGATGGCCCCGCGCACGATGCGACCTTCAACCAGCCCGCGGGCCTGTCTTTCACCGCGGATGGCACGGCGCTGCTCGTGGCGGACCTGAACAACGGCGTCATCCGCCGCATCGACATGGTGACGCCCGGCAATCCGGTGACGACCCTCCCCGGCGACTGGCTCTACCGGCCCTCCGCGGTGGCGCAGGCGGCGGATGGCACCACGTACGTGGTGGAGAGCGGGATGGCCCGGGTGGTGCGCGTGCGCGACGGCGTCACCCGCGTGATGACGGGCTCGACGCCCGGCTTCAGCGACGGAGACGCGAGGGACGCCCAGCTCATGCCGTATCTGGGCCTGGCGCTGCTGACGGATGGTTCGCTCGCGATCTCCGACCCCGGCAACTACCGCGTGCGCCGGCTCGTCTTCGACGCGGCGGGTGAGCCGCGGAAGCTGACCACGCTCGCGGGCAGCGGCCGTTATGGCGCCGAGGATGGCGCAGGCAAGGAGGCCCAGCTGGTGCTCCCCGCGGGGCTCGCGGTGGGGCCGGAGGGCACCCTCTACGTGGCGGACGCCGGCAACTCGCTGATCCGCGCCATCAAGCGCTGA
- a CDS encoding aspartate kinase: MPIVVQKYGGSSVADAEKLGKVARRVKQKRDAGYQVVVVVSAMGDTTDDLLALAKGVSQDPPRRELDMLLTCGERISMALLSMALQEQGVPAISFTGSQSGIITNDAHAQARIVEVRPYRIQDELANGKVVIVAGYQGVSYKKEVTTLGRGGSDTTAVALAAALEAEACEIYSDVDGVFSADPRVVPDARKLESLSYDEMQELASAGAKVLNAQAVEWAKSRGITILARTAHGQGTGTRVQELAVPTDSRVKGVTADAEMAVLVAHASVPLQELLEFLDARAVRGRTLAHDALPGAQGRAFLAVPLADVHGPEALQRELATRFGAAVEWRDTWGTVTCVGVGLNADWVPLRKALSAAEDLSAQVHAVSTSPLQVTLLVDKTHLKTLTARLHRELLGS; this comes from the coding sequence ATGCCAATCGTGGTGCAGAAGTACGGCGGCTCATCGGTCGCTGATGCGGAGAAGCTGGGCAAGGTCGCCCGTCGCGTGAAGCAGAAGCGGGACGCGGGGTACCAGGTCGTGGTCGTGGTCAGCGCCATGGGCGACACCACGGACGACCTGCTGGCGCTGGCCAAGGGCGTGTCCCAGGATCCGCCCCGGCGTGAACTGGACATGCTCCTGACCTGCGGCGAGCGCATCTCCATGGCGCTCCTGTCCATGGCGCTCCAGGAGCAGGGCGTGCCGGCCATCAGCTTCACCGGCAGCCAGAGCGGCATCATCACCAACGACGCGCACGCGCAGGCGCGCATCGTGGAGGTGCGGCCGTATCGCATCCAGGACGAGCTGGCCAACGGCAAGGTCGTCATCGTCGCGGGCTACCAGGGCGTCTCCTACAAGAAGGAGGTGACGACGCTGGGGCGCGGCGGCTCGGACACCACCGCGGTCGCGCTGGCGGCGGCGCTGGAGGCGGAGGCCTGTGAAATCTACTCGGACGTGGACGGCGTCTTCAGCGCGGATCCGCGCGTCGTGCCGGACGCGCGCAAGCTGGAGTCGCTGAGCTACGACGAGATGCAGGAGCTGGCGAGCGCCGGAGCCAAGGTGCTCAACGCCCAGGCCGTGGAGTGGGCCAAGTCGCGCGGCATCACCATCCTCGCGCGCACCGCGCACGGTCAGGGCACCGGCACCCGCGTGCAGGAGCTGGCCGTGCCCACCGACAGCCGCGTCAAGGGCGTGACGGCCGACGCGGAGATGGCCGTGCTCGTCGCCCACGCCAGCGTGCCCTTGCAAGAGCTGCTGGAGTTCCTGGACGCGCGCGCGGTGCGCGGCCGCACGCTGGCCCATGACGCCCTGCCGGGTGCGCAGGGGCGCGCGTTCCTCGCGGTGCCGCTCGCGGATGTGCACGGCCCGGAGGCGCTCCAGCGCGAGCTGGCCACGCGGTTCGGCGCGGCGGTGGAGTGGCGGGACACATGGGGCACCGTCACCTGTGTGGGTGTGGGGCTCAACGCGGACTGGGTGCCGCTGCGCAAGGCCCTGTCCGCGGCCGAGGACCTGTCCGCCCAGGTGCACGCCGTGAGCACCTCGCCGCTCCAGGTGACGCTCCTGGTCGACAAGACCCACCTCAAGACGTTGACGGCCCGCCTGCACCGCGAACTGCTGGGCAGCTGA
- a CDS encoding ABC transporter ATP-binding protein, with amino-acid sequence MPITEKPIIEVRNLTRRYRDRVAIEDLSFTVGEGELLGFLGPNGAGKSTTMKILTGFLPPSEGSAKVAGFDVSTHPMEVKRRIGYLPETPPLYPELTVHGYLAFVAALKQLPGRAVKAEVERVAGLTGVSDVLGRVLQNLSKGFQQRVGIAQALIGSPPVLILDEPTEGLDPAQRADLRALIRGLSGKHTVLLSTHILPEVTVTCEKVLILHQGRVVAHDAIDRLAKSHGQAEHASLEEVFIKLTAA; translated from the coding sequence ATGCCAATCACCGAGAAGCCCATCATCGAGGTGCGCAACCTCACCCGGCGCTACCGCGATCGCGTGGCCATCGAGGACCTGTCCTTCACCGTGGGTGAGGGGGAGCTGCTGGGCTTCCTCGGGCCCAACGGCGCGGGCAAGTCCACCACGATGAAGATCCTCACCGGCTTCCTGCCGCCCTCCGAGGGCAGCGCGAAGGTGGCGGGCTTCGACGTGTCCACGCACCCGATGGAGGTCAAACGGCGCATCGGGTACCTGCCAGAGACACCCCCGCTGTATCCGGAGCTGACGGTGCACGGCTACCTGGCGTTCGTGGCCGCGCTCAAGCAGCTGCCCGGCCGCGCCGTGAAGGCGGAGGTGGAGCGGGTGGCGGGGCTCACCGGCGTGAGCGACGTGCTGGGCCGCGTGCTCCAGAACCTGTCCAAGGGCTTCCAGCAGCGCGTGGGCATCGCGCAGGCGCTCATCGGGTCACCGCCGGTGCTCATCCTCGACGAGCCCACAGAGGGCCTGGATCCCGCGCAGCGCGCGGACCTGCGGGCACTGATTCGCGGCCTGTCGGGGAAGCACACGGTGCTGCTCTCCACGCACATCCTCCCGGAGGTGACCGTGACGTGCGAGAAGGTGCTCATCCTCCACCAGGGCCGCGTGGTGGCCCATGACGCCATCGACCGGCTGGCGAAGTCCCATGGCCAGGCGGAGCACGCGTCGCTGGAAGAAGTCTTCATCAAGCTGACCGCCGCCTGA
- a CDS encoding ABC transporter permease: MRTALAIARKELAVAFTTPWAYAVFTAMAALSSFFFVSLLEQFQQVQSLAREHGWSRLPPDSIVYRNLTDGVVVQLWGVVLIITLFVAPFLSMRLFAEEKRQKTFALLLTTPVRPVDIVLGKYLGGLGLIFVTLGLTLVFPVLLSVVGSGVSGPALEWPTVLLGYGAVLLWGATCMAVGLFISALTESQMLAAFLTFTVLLPWMLLRGVAQSTAEPLRSFLSYLSFDTQLQGMIQGVLEVQALVFFASVILFSLLLTHRAVEAQRYA; the protein is encoded by the coding sequence ATGCGCACCGCCCTGGCCATTGCCCGCAAGGAACTGGCCGTCGCCTTCACCACCCCGTGGGCCTATGCCGTGTTCACGGCCATGGCGGCGCTGTCGTCGTTCTTCTTCGTCAGCCTGCTGGAGCAGTTCCAGCAGGTGCAGTCCCTGGCGCGCGAGCACGGCTGGAGCCGGCTGCCTCCGGACTCCATCGTCTATCGCAACCTCACCGACGGCGTGGTGGTGCAGCTGTGGGGCGTGGTGCTGATCATCACGCTCTTCGTCGCGCCCTTCCTGTCCATGCGCCTGTTCGCGGAGGAGAAGCGCCAGAAGACGTTCGCGCTGCTCCTGACGACGCCGGTGCGGCCGGTGGACATCGTGCTGGGCAAGTACCTGGGCGGGCTGGGGCTCATCTTCGTGACGCTGGGGCTGACGCTGGTGTTCCCGGTGCTCCTGTCCGTGGTGGGCTCGGGCGTATCCGGGCCCGCGCTCGAGTGGCCCACGGTGCTCCTGGGCTACGGCGCGGTGTTGCTCTGGGGCGCCACCTGCATGGCGGTGGGGCTGTTCATCTCCGCGCTCACGGAGAGCCAGATGCTCGCGGCCTTCCTCACCTTCACCGTGCTGCTGCCGTGGATGCTCCTGCGGGGCGTGGCCCAGTCCACCGCGGAGCCCCTGCGCTCGTTCCTGAGCTACCTGTCCTTCGATACCCAGTTGCAGGGCATGATCCAGGGCGTCCTGGAAGTGCAGGCGCTGGTGTTCTTCGCGTCCGTCATCCTGTTCTCGCTGCTGCTCACCCACCGCGCGGTGGAAGCGCAGCGCTACGCGTGA
- a CDS encoding GldG family protein: MRATHVTRVLGAFGLLLLLSSPFTLFLTSGSVALAGGKAVLGAAMLAAYVVTHRQELRRAGSRRTGRFLASTVLTTLGVLGVLVALNVIAFQKNRRWDLTRERIFSLAPQTLQTLARLKERAHALALIPPTHPSYGELEELFRRYHEAAPDTFDFAFVDPRREPSLAAKYQLKEGQTLVVVSRGEGDAAPHTPLPIPSEQELTNALIQLGAAGTQKVYFVEGHGEWPLETPQGPQGPGDGLSELRRQLLREGYRPEPLNLLGLKEVPRDAGLLVIAGAKEDYTAPEVAALRTYLGEGGRLLYFTDVNTADGLGLFLADYGIQVDEGVAADSQFNSGNPFVLVSNFYGKHVITRPLQERGFNVQLPTVRSFTLFREGFLPGVAVEPVLLSSPYAWVETKPQEDTTPSDGEKMGQLTLVAAATRDTRGAEARRFDEARLVAVGDSELLLDPNWGHEANRNLVMNALGWASHQVEKITLRPPDRETSTLELSEDQMRTLRFVSTDLLPLSLLGVGLAVWLSRRNR; this comes from the coding sequence ATGAGAGCGACCCACGTCACCCGGGTGCTGGGGGCCTTTGGCCTGCTGCTCCTGCTGTCCAGCCCGTTCACGCTGTTCCTCACCTCCGGCAGCGTGGCGCTCGCGGGAGGCAAGGCCGTGCTGGGCGCGGCGATGCTCGCGGCGTACGTCGTCACGCACCGCCAGGAGCTGAGGCGCGCGGGCTCGCGCCGCACGGGCCGGTTCCTCGCGTCCACGGTGCTCACCACGCTGGGCGTGCTGGGCGTGCTGGTGGCGCTCAACGTCATCGCCTTCCAGAAGAACCGGCGGTGGGACCTGACGCGGGAGCGCATCTTCTCGCTCGCGCCCCAGACGCTCCAGACGCTCGCGCGCCTGAAGGAGCGGGCGCACGCGCTGGCGCTCATCCCGCCCACGCACCCGTCCTATGGCGAGCTGGAGGAGCTGTTCCGGCGCTACCACGAGGCGGCACCGGACACGTTCGACTTCGCCTTCGTGGATCCGCGCCGCGAGCCGTCCCTGGCCGCGAAGTACCAGCTCAAGGAAGGCCAGACGCTAGTCGTCGTGTCCCGCGGCGAGGGTGACGCCGCGCCGCACACCCCGCTGCCGATTCCTTCCGAGCAGGAGCTGACCAACGCCCTGATCCAGCTGGGCGCGGCGGGCACGCAGAAGGTGTACTTCGTCGAGGGGCACGGCGAGTGGCCCCTGGAGACACCGCAGGGCCCCCAGGGTCCTGGCGACGGACTGTCGGAGCTCCGGCGCCAGTTGCTGCGTGAAGGCTATCGCCCCGAACCCCTCAACCTCCTGGGCCTGAAGGAGGTGCCTCGCGACGCGGGGCTGCTGGTCATCGCGGGAGCGAAGGAGGACTACACGGCGCCGGAGGTGGCGGCCCTCCGCACCTACCTGGGCGAGGGCGGCCGGCTGCTGTACTTCACCGACGTGAACACGGCGGACGGCCTGGGCCTGTTCCTCGCGGACTACGGCATCCAGGTGGACGAAGGCGTGGCGGCGGACTCGCAGTTCAACTCGGGCAACCCGTTCGTCCTCGTGTCCAACTTCTACGGCAAGCACGTCATCACCCGCCCCCTCCAGGAGCGCGGGTTCAACGTGCAGCTGCCCACCGTGCGCAGCTTCACGCTGTTCCGCGAGGGCTTCCTGCCCGGGGTGGCGGTGGAGCCCGTGCTGCTGAGCTCGCCCTATGCCTGGGTGGAGACGAAGCCCCAGGAGGACACCACGCCGTCCGACGGCGAGAAGATGGGGCAGCTCACGCTCGTGGCCGCCGCGACCCGGGACACGCGCGGCGCGGAAGCCCGACGCTTCGACGAGGCACGGCTGGTGGCGGTGGGGGATTCGGAGCTGCTGCTGGATCCGAACTGGGGCCATGAGGCCAACCGCAACCTGGTGATGAATGCCCTGGGCTGGGCCTCCCATCAGGTGGAGAAGATCACCCTGCGCCCGCCCGACCGGGAGACCTCCACCCTGGAGCTGAGCGAGGACCAGATGCGGACGCTGCGCTTCGTCTCCACCGACCTGCTCCCGCTGTCGCTGCTGGGGGTGGGGCTGGCCGTCTGGCTGTCGCGGAGGAACCGGTGA
- a CDS encoding DUF4340 domain-containing protein: protein MRPFAGVLLGFVAVWPLACSREAEKPPPPPRLFATEPVEAVRGPAPSAAPVFTHLTVKARGATTELEHTPEGWRLVAPVEAKADPYAVEALVQQLTSAKFKATVNASPSDADLRKYGLASPAFTVTARAYLPDSNGEGADTPARQRTVTLAGGDENPFDGSVYVRREGDATVYAADGAVRYSLDKGPFELRAKEFLGPLDVASLQSIEVTAKGHAYVLTREVDGKAWRMDKPEKTRANAGRLAELLKEFAGQQALSFPEDTAAQRKALGLDTPVVDARFVPSSGEPIRVRLAQVTREGTPTVHALREQGTQATLAEVDARALTTLDVGVQELKDRRVLAFPREAVRRMEFHPGGKAAPVVVSRGAEGGDAWKVEGPDGGRALHFRVVKLLGRLETLRAAAFGEANVKRWERYGIRDAFRGVVLRDAEGRELARLWLGDAVPGEEERLYARGSGPDLVELSASAVEDLPTHAADLQEAPPGGPDAGAPAP, encoded by the coding sequence GTGAGGCCCTTCGCCGGGGTGCTGCTGGGCTTCGTGGCCGTGTGGCCCCTGGCGTGTTCACGCGAAGCGGAGAAGCCCCCACCACCGCCCAGGCTCTTCGCGACGGAGCCCGTGGAAGCAGTGCGCGGCCCGGCGCCTTCGGCGGCGCCCGTCTTCACCCACCTGACGGTGAAGGCCCGGGGCGCCACCACAGAGCTGGAACACACCCCGGAGGGCTGGCGGCTCGTGGCCCCCGTGGAGGCGAAGGCGGATCCGTACGCGGTGGAGGCCCTGGTTCAACAGCTCACCTCGGCGAAGTTCAAGGCCACGGTGAATGCCTCGCCGTCGGACGCAGACCTGAGGAAGTACGGCCTTGCGTCGCCGGCCTTCACCGTGACCGCGCGGGCCTACCTTCCGGACTCGAACGGCGAAGGCGCGGACACCCCAGCCCGGCAGCGCACGGTGACGTTGGCTGGCGGGGATGAGAACCCCTTCGATGGCTCCGTCTACGTGCGCCGTGAGGGAGATGCGACCGTCTACGCGGCGGACGGCGCCGTGCGGTACTCGCTCGACAAGGGCCCCTTCGAGCTGCGCGCCAAGGAGTTCCTGGGGCCGCTGGACGTCGCGTCGCTCCAGTCCATCGAGGTCACGGCGAAGGGCCACGCGTACGTGCTGACGCGCGAAGTGGACGGCAAGGCGTGGCGGATGGACAAGCCGGAGAAGACCCGCGCGAACGCCGGCCGCCTGGCGGAGCTGCTCAAGGAGTTCGCGGGCCAGCAGGCCCTGTCGTTCCCCGAGGACACCGCCGCCCAGCGCAAGGCCCTGGGCCTGGACACCCCGGTCGTGGATGCGCGCTTCGTCCCCTCTTCCGGCGAGCCCATCCGCGTGCGGCTGGCCCAGGTGACGCGAGAGGGAACTCCCACGGTCCATGCCCTGCGCGAGCAGGGCACGCAGGCCACGCTGGCGGAGGTGGATGCGCGCGCGCTGACGACGCTGGATGTTGGCGTGCAGGAGCTGAAGGACCGGCGCGTGCTCGCGTTCCCACGCGAGGCCGTGCGGCGCATGGAGTTCCACCCCGGGGGCAAGGCGGCCCCCGTGGTGGTGTCTCGCGGCGCGGAAGGCGGCGATGCGTGGAAGGTGGAGGGGCCTGACGGAGGCCGCGCCCTGCACTTCCGCGTGGTGAAGCTCCTGGGCAGGCTGGAGACCTTGAGAGCCGCCGCGTTTGGCGAAGCGAATGTGAAGCGCTGGGAGCGCTACGGCATCCGCGACGCGTTCCGGGGCGTCGTGCTCCGGGACGCGGAGGGGCGCGAGCTGGCGCGGCTGTGGCTGGGCGACGCGGTCCCCGGCGAGGAAGAACGGCTCTACGCGCGCGGCTCCGGCCCGGACCTGGTGGAGCTGTCCGCGAGCGCGGTCGAGGATCTGCCCACGCACGCCGCGGATCTTCAGGAGGCGCCGCCCGGGGGCCCCGACGCCGGAGCCCCCGCGCCCTGA
- a CDS encoding metallophosphoesterase family protein: MAAVGDLHCRDDQHGRFRQLIKQVNASADLLLLCGDLTDRGMIEEGKVLAEELSALRVPCAAVLGNHDYDHGQVKDICSELSKVGVHILDGDHFIFEKVLGVAGVKGFGGGFGNATLQAFGEGQTKSFVQEAVTESLKLEAALSHLDTPKKVVIMHYAPIPETLEGENIEIRPFLGTSRLSMPIDHYGAAYVFHGHAHHGAREGKTKSGIPVLNVAMPLLTKFTPEQRFALLEV; this comes from the coding sequence CTGGCGGCGGTCGGTGACCTGCATTGCCGGGACGACCAGCACGGGCGCTTCCGTCAGCTCATCAAGCAGGTGAACGCCTCGGCGGACCTGCTGTTGCTGTGCGGGGACCTGACGGATCGCGGGATGATTGAAGAAGGCAAGGTGCTGGCCGAGGAGCTGTCGGCCCTGCGAGTCCCGTGCGCGGCGGTGCTGGGCAACCACGACTATGACCACGGGCAGGTGAAGGACATCTGCTCGGAGCTCTCCAAGGTCGGTGTGCACATCCTCGACGGCGACCATTTCATCTTCGAGAAGGTGCTGGGCGTCGCGGGCGTGAAGGGCTTCGGCGGTGGCTTCGGCAACGCGACGTTGCAGGCGTTCGGCGAGGGGCAGACGAAGTCCTTCGTGCAGGAGGCCGTCACGGAGTCGCTCAAGCTGGAGGCGGCGCTCAGCCACCTGGACACGCCCAAGAAGGTCGTGATCATGCACTACGCCCCCATCCCGGAGACGCTGGAGGGGGAGAACATCGAGATCCGCCCCTTCCTGGGGACGAGCCGCCTGTCGATGCCCATCGACCACTATGGCGCGGCCTATGTCTTCCACGGCCACGCGCACCACGGCGCGCGCGAAGGCAAGACGAAGAGCGGCATCCCGGTGCTCAACGTGGCCATGCCGCTGCTCACCAAGTTCACGCCCGAGCAGCGCTTCGCCCTGTTGGAGGTGTAG
- a CDS encoding nucleotidyltransferase, whose product MGTDATLAERERAPDEINARARAVGLLHEAGIPFVVGGAYAYATYTGIYRDTKDLDLFPRKRDAIRALAVLEKDGWRTERPDEVWLYKAFKGDYFVDFIFSSGNGVATVDDEWFTHAKKATIFGYECLIAPAEEMIWSKAFVTERERYDGADINHLILKAGREMDWERILRRFDRYWEVLLSHLMMFRFAYPSERDIVPNFVMTELMGRTLQTVRDGGWDERLCRGNLVSKVNYHVDIHHWGFGDGRAWDEQERPEGGTRGARSELEDTAGGGR is encoded by the coding sequence ATGGGTACGGACGCCACGCTGGCCGAGCGGGAGCGTGCTCCGGACGAGATCAACGCCCGGGCCAGAGCCGTCGGCCTGCTCCATGAGGCCGGGATCCCGTTCGTGGTGGGGGGGGCGTATGCCTACGCCACCTATACCGGCATCTATCGCGACACGAAGGACCTGGACCTGTTCCCCCGCAAGCGGGACGCCATCCGGGCCCTGGCCGTGCTGGAGAAGGATGGGTGGCGCACCGAGCGCCCCGACGAGGTGTGGCTCTACAAGGCCTTCAAGGGCGACTACTTCGTCGACTTCATCTTCTCCTCCGGCAACGGCGTGGCGACGGTGGACGACGAGTGGTTCACCCACGCGAAGAAGGCCACCATCTTCGGCTACGAGTGCCTCATCGCGCCGGCCGAGGAGATGATCTGGTCCAAGGCCTTCGTCACCGAGCGGGAGCGCTACGACGGCGCGGACATCAACCACCTCATCCTCAAGGCGGGGCGGGAGATGGACTGGGAGCGCATCCTCCGGCGGTTCGACCGCTATTGGGAGGTGCTCCTCAGCCACCTGATGATGTTCCGCTTCGCCTATCCCAGCGAGCGCGACATCGTGCCCAACTTCGTGATGACGGAGCTGATGGGGCGCACGCTCCAGACCGTGCGCGACGGCGGTTGGGATGAGCGCCTGTGCCGCGGCAACCTCGTGTCCAAGGTGAACTACCACGTGGACATCCACCACTGGGGATTTGGGGACGGCCGGGCGTGGGACGAGCAGGAAAGACCCGAGGGGGGAACACGTGGCGCGAGATCCGAGCTCGAAGATACGGCTGGCGGCGGTCGGTGA
- a CDS encoding RNA polymerase sigma factor, translated as MTGPTPLALKVVPPRPTEDRRAVLRELYVKYGGSVRERCRYLLKDASRAEDAMHDVFARALVHGDSFRAEASPLTWLMKIATHHCLNQLRSEGAAWRRWFARDAAARSEGHGGAEEMETRDLVRKLLARVDPETQAAAIHYHVDGMTLEEVAGVLGRSVPTVRKRLEHFAELGGEELSVR; from the coding sequence GTGACCGGACCGACCCCGCTGGCCCTGAAGGTGGTGCCTCCCCGTCCCACCGAGGACCGGCGGGCCGTCCTGCGCGAGCTGTATGTGAAGTACGGCGGCAGCGTGCGTGAGCGCTGCCGTTATCTGCTGAAGGACGCGAGCCGGGCGGAGGACGCGATGCACGACGTCTTCGCCCGCGCGCTGGTGCACGGGGATTCGTTCCGGGCGGAGGCCTCTCCGCTCACGTGGCTGATGAAGATCGCCACGCACCACTGCCTCAACCAGCTGCGCTCGGAAGGGGCGGCGTGGCGCCGGTGGTTCGCGAGGGACGCGGCGGCCCGCTCGGAGGGCCACGGCGGAGCGGAGGAGATGGAGACGCGGGACCTGGTGCGCAAGCTGCTGGCCCGGGTGGACCCGGAGACGCAGGCCGCGGCGATCCACTACCACGTGGATGGAATGACCCTGGAAGAGGTGGCCGGGGTGCTGGGGCGGTCGGTGCCCACGGTGAGGAAGCGGTTGGAGCATTTCGCGGAGCTGGGTGGAGAGGAGCTGAGCGTCCGATGA